The following coding sequences lie in one Arachis hypogaea cultivar Tifrunner chromosome 9, arahy.Tifrunner.gnm2.J5K5, whole genome shotgun sequence genomic window:
- the LOC112711670 gene encoding E3 ubiquitin-protein ligase XBAT33, which produces MGNSFGCSASGERLVSAARDGDLVEAKMLLNCNPCLAKYSTFGGLNSPLHFAAAKGHNEIVALLLENGADVNSRNYCGQTALMQACRYGHWEVVQTLLLFRCNVMRADYLSGRTALHFAAVNGHVRCIRLVVADFVPSAPYEAVQARTQVDKGDASNVKGKHEQSALSKFVNKTADGGITALHMAALNGYFDCVQLLLDLNANVSAVTFHYGTSMDLIGAGSTPLHYAACGGNLKCCQILLARGASRMALNCNGWLPLDVARMWGRHWLEPLMSPSSDATIPTFRHSNYLSLPLMSVLNIAREYGLQSSTTTSDEIDFCAVCLERPCSVAAEGCGHELCVRCALYLCSTMNVSSESLGPPGSIPCPLCRHGVVSFVKLPGSVAKENKLHVSLGLCTPCMLHPRDLDQPSLSDTPEIRRNCVASVPSEILCPVTCGPFPSMTIPLCTCNDGPCPTFEPREAETQDGSPRHSHASTTDQDKMEGPRLDKTTCSSMFWGRRSCSREHQCNSEINA; this is translated from the exons ATGGGCAACTCTTTTGGCTGCTCCGCCTCCGGCGAGAGGCTTGTCTCCGCCGCCAGGGACGGCGACCTTGTTGAGGCCAAGATGCTTCTCAACTGCAACCCTTGTCTTGCCAAGTACTCCACTTTTGGTGGCCTCAATTCCCCTCTCCATTTTGCTGCTGCCAAGGGCCACAACgag ATTGTGGCATTGTTGCTTGAGAATGGTGCTGATGTGAATTCAAGGAATTATTGTGGCCAG ACGGCTTTGATGCAAGCTTGTAGATATGGCCATTGGGAAGTTGTACAGACGCTTCTGCTCTTCAGATGCAAT GTTATGAGAGCAGATTATCTCAGTGGGAGAACTGCTCTTCACTTTGCAGCTGTGAATGGGCATGTAAGATGTATTAGACTTGTTGTGGCCGACTTTGTTCCAAGTGCTCCATATGAGGCTGTACAGGCTCGCACACAGGTCGACAAGGGCGATGCATCAAATGTGAAAGGAAAACATGAGCAAAG TGCCCTGTCCAAGTTTGTGAATAAGACAGCTGATGGTGGTATTACTGCCCTTCATATGGCTGCATTGAATGGATATTTTGATTGTGTACAATTGCTACTTGATCTTAACGCAAATGTATCTGCTGTGACATTTCATTATGGAACATCAATGGATTTAATAG GGGCTGGAAGCACACCATTGCATTATGCTGCTTGTGGGGGCAATTTAAAATGCTGTCAG ATCCTCCTTGCAAGAGGTGCTAGCCGGATGGCTTTGAATTGCAATGGATGGCTTCCTCTTGATGTTGCTAGGATGTGGGGACGTCATTGGCTTGAGCCTTTGATGTCACCCAGTTCTGATGCCACAATACCTACATTTCgtcattcaaattacttgtcCTTGCCTCTTATGAGTGTGCTTAACATAGCCAG AGAGTATGGGTTGCAATCATCTACAACCACCTCAGATGAGATTGACTTCTGTGCCGTCTGCCTAGAGAGGCCATGTTCAGTTGCTGCAGAAG GATGTGGGCATGAGCTATGTGTAAGATGTGCACTCTATCTCTGCTCAACAATGAATGTTTCTTCTGAATCGCTCGGCCCTCCGGGCTCTATCCCTTGCCCACTCTGTAGACATGGAGTTGTCTCTTTTGTTAAGTTACCAGGTTCCGTAGCAAAAGAGAATAAACTACACGTGTCTCTTGGCTTGTGTACCCCATGCATGCTACATCCACGTGACCTGGATCAACCATCTCTTTCAGATACTCCAGAGATTCGAAGAAACTGTGTAGCTTCTGTTCCTTCAGAGATACTATGCCCTGTCACTTGTGGTCCATTTCCATCCATGACAATTCCTCTATGTACCTGCAATGATGGTCCATGTCCAACATTTGAACCCCGAGAAGCAGAAACACAGGATGGATCACCCCGTCACTCACATGCTTCTACGACAGACCAGGATAAAATGGAAGGGCCTAGACTTGATAAAACAACGTGTTCGAGCATGTTTTGGGGCAGGAGAAGTTGCAGCCGGGAGCACCAGTGCAATTCAGAAATAAATGCTTGA